One Spirochaeta africana DSM 8902 genomic window carries:
- the grpE gene encoding nucleotide exchange factor GrpE, giving the protein MSTNEDYSKETEENLDQDSVATDSQAAPDAETAQEAQAAQGEATAAGAESRDEDAGTDFLQQRVAALEEENSELKDKYLRKHADFENFRKRMLREKEDFAKYANQQILADLVNVIDDFERAISSTRESQDFQAFHDGVVMIEKQLVGMLENKYGLKRFESVGDEFDPQRHEAVASAPAEEGQDVPKVAEVFQKGYMLHDRVLRSAKVKVSTPGS; this is encoded by the coding sequence ATGAGTACAAACGAGGATTACTCCAAAGAAACGGAAGAGAACCTGGATCAGGATTCCGTTGCAACAGACAGTCAGGCAGCTCCGGATGCCGAGACAGCGCAGGAGGCCCAAGCAGCGCAGGGCGAAGCGACAGCAGCAGGCGCGGAGTCCCGTGATGAGGACGCCGGTACCGATTTCCTGCAACAGCGCGTTGCCGCGCTCGAAGAAGAGAACAGTGAACTCAAGGACAAGTATCTGCGCAAGCATGCGGATTTCGAGAACTTTCGCAAGCGGATGCTGCGGGAGAAAGAGGATTTCGCCAAGTATGCCAACCAGCAGATACTCGCCGACCTGGTTAACGTGATCGATGATTTCGAACGTGCGATCAGCTCCACCAGGGAGTCCCAGGATTTTCAGGCCTTTCATGACGGGGTTGTTATGATCGAGAAGCAGCTCGTCGGGATGCTCGAGAACAAGTACGGCCTGAAACGGTTCGAGTCGGTCGGGGACGAGTTTGATCCCCAGCGGCATGAAGCGGTGGCCTCTGCCCCGGCCGAGGAAGGGCAGGATGTGCCAAAGGTTGCCGAGGTATTTCAGAAAGGCTATATGCTGCATGATCGCGTACTGCGATCCGCAAAGGTAAAGGTATCGACCCCGGGCAGCTGA